The Syntrophorhabdaceae bacterium genomic interval GACCCTTGGCATTATCGGTACCGTCCTCGGGCTGATCCACGCCCTGTCGAAGCTCGAAAACAGCGCCAACATGGCGGCATCCATTGCAAGCGCCTTTATCGCCACCCTCTGGGGCGTAGCCCTGGCGAACCTCATCTACCTGCCCATCGCGGACAAGCTCCGGGTAAAGCACCAGGATGAGGCCCTTTATCTCGAAATTATCAGCGAAGGGGTCATATCCCTGGCCATGGGGGATAACCCCAGGGTCATAAAGATGAAACTCCTCTCTTTTCTCCTCCCGAATAAGAGAAAAGGCGAAGACCTATGAGGAGGAAGAAAAAACCGGAAGAGCAGGAAAACCACGAGAGGTGGCTCCTTACCTACGCCGACCTTATCACCCTGCTTCTCGCTTTTTTTATCATGATGTATACCCTCTCCAAGCAGGATGCCCAGAGGTATCAGGAGGTTTCCTCGTATCTGAAGGCCATATTCACTGGCGGAACAGCCATGCTGAACCATCCGAGTGCGAGTGCGAATGCTCAGGCGGAGGCTTCGGCTGCGGCAAGCCCGCCGAATTCCCAAGCCCTCAATGAGGAGATCATGAAGCAGCTCCAGGAAGAAATAAAGAGCGTCATGTCTCTCGATGAGATGAAGAAGAATTTCACGATATTCGTGGACGAGAGGGGCATCGTGGTCAGGGCGCTCGACAAGGCCTTCTTCGATGAGGGCAAGGCGGACCTGAAGCCCAGGGCCAAGGATACGATCAACAAGATCATCCCCATTCTCAAGAAAGTGGCAAGGGAGGTCCGCATAGAAGGCCACACGGACAATGTGCCCATCAGTACCCACGATTTCAAATCGAATTGGGAGCTTTCGGTGCGTAGGGCCACGGAAGTGGTGCGCTATGTCATAGAATTGGGAGATTTTCCTCCGGAGCTGATCTCTGCCGCGGGATACGCGGAATACAGGCCCCTTATGGATAACAGCACGGCGGAGCAGAGGGCGTCGAACCGCAGGATCGAGATCATTATCGAGAAACCCGAGCCGAAGGCGGTGGCGAGCGGGCAACCGACGGTGAGCGCGGCCTCCGGTCCGAGACCCACAGCACCGACAGGGGCCGCCGGCCCGGCTGCGGGCCCGGCGCCGACCGCGAAAACAGGGCAGGGTAATGTCAGTGGCCGCTGATTGACCGGAAAGCGGGTGGTTGTTTGTTTCTAAAAGAATCGAGGAGGTCCTGACATGCCGAGAATGACGCTGGACGCCCTTCAGGAGGGGATGGTGCTGGCGAAACCCGTCACGAATACGAACGGCGTGGTGATGTTGCCTGAAGGCGCCGTGCTGACCCACTCCATGATACGAAAGATGCGGGATATGGACGTGGAATATGCCTCTATAAAAGGGGAGCCCGCAGATTCCGCCTCCATGGACCAGGTCATCGCCGATTTGAACAGACGCTTCGAAAAGGTGGAGAGGGCCCCCCATATGGAGACGATCAAAAGACTGGTCCGTGAGCACCTGGAGGGGCTTTATGGATAATATCGATCCCGCCGAACTGCGGCGGAAAGTCGAGAACCTTCACGCCCTGCCGACCATTCCGAGTATGCTCAAGCAGATTCTCGGTGTGATCGAGGATCCGAAGACATCGCTCAAGGAGATCTCCCGGTTCGTGTCGAATGACCCCGCCCTTACCCTTAAGATCCTGAAGATGGTCAATTCGCCCGTCTACGGGTTTCCGGGCAGAATATCTTCCGTCTCACAAGGCGTGGTGCTCCTGGGGCTCAACGTGGTCAAGGGACTCCTTCTCGGCATCTCGGTTTTTGACCTGATGCAAAAGGCCATGATAGGCTTATGGGAGCATTCCCTGGGGTGCTCGGTGGCAGCGAGGGTCCTGGCGAAGAAGAAGGGCGTCAAGGAATTCGAAGATGTCTCGATCGCGGCCCTGCTCCATGACCTGGGGAAGGTGATCCTTATCCTTCAATATCAGGACCAGTACAATGCGATCATGAGCGAAGCCCAGAGCAAGGGCATTCTGATCTATGAGGCGGAAAAAGAGCTTATCGGCGTGACCCACGCGGACGTGGCAATATGGATGACCCGGAAGTGGAGTTTTCCCTCAAATCTCGTCGATGTGATCGGGAACCACCACAGACCCGGCGTGTCGCGCAGCACGGCTATGGACACAGCCATCGTCCATTTCTCCGATATCCTCATACGTACCCGCGGCCTGGGTTTTGCGGGCGATCCTCTGGTTCCTGCGGTAAACACGGCGGCATGGCGACTCCTCGACCTTTCCGATCACGATATCAGGGAAATCCTTAAGGAGACGGAAGACGGCATGGAGGCGTCGGCGGACCTTTTTCAATAACCCGGATCTATGAAAACAATCGTCTTTATCTCCCAGGACATGGTTATCATCAGTATCGTGGATCAGATACTGCAGGGACTTTACAGGACCGTGGTCTTCAGGAACATGCAATCCGCCCTCGATTACATCTATAATTCCATGCCCGATCTCATGGTGGTCGACATCGATCCCGACGATCAGCCCGCCTTCGAGACCCTCAATAACCTCAAAGAAGACCCCGTGTTCAGGCAGTTGCCCGTCCTCGCCCTCCTGGCAGACGGGGGGCCTCTCTGTGGGCTTTGGGAAAAGATAGTGATTGAGGATTTTCTCCTGAAATCGGCCATCAAAGAGGAGCTGGCCCCGAGGGTGGAGCTCTCCATCCTGAGGTCCGAGAGGGTGGTGGAGATCAACCCCCTTACCCGCCTTCCCGGTAATATTGCAATAAATAAACAGATTCAGTCGAGGCTCGACAGGGATACCAAATTCGCCCTCGCCTATGCGGATCTCGACCATTTCAAACCTTTCAACGACTACTACGGCTTCAGCCGCGGCGATGAGGTGCTCAAGATGACGGGCAGGCTGATCACGAATACGGTAAAGGGCAAGCAGCCGAAGGGCAGTTTCGTGGGACATATAGGGGGCGATGATTATGTCTTCATTATGGATCTTCCCCTGGTGGAGGAGGCCGCCCTCGAGATCGTCAGCGCCTTTGACCGGATCGTGCCCACATTTTATGATATAATTGACAGGCAGAGGGCTTTTATCCGTTCTTCCGACAGGCAGGGGAAGGCGAAGAGTTTCAGCGTGATCACCATTTCCATAGGCATTGCCCACAACAGGCAGGGGTCCTTCTCTCACTACGGCGAGCTTACTGAAATTGCTTCCGAGATGAAAAGTTACGCAAAACGGCATAAGGGGAGCTGCATCAGGCTCGACCGAAGGCAGGACCTGTCATAGGCGCGGCCCTATCTGCCGGAGACAATGGCGATGCGGTAATGGGGAGAGAATGACCGGATGATCCGCTTCAGACCCTTCGAAAAAGTTTTCCCCGCACGCTTCATGAGCCGTCCGAACCGGTTTCTCGTGATCTGCGAATATGGGGGCGCCCTGATCCGCGCATTCCTCCCCAATCCGGGAAGGCTCCTCGAGCTCCTGTTGCCCGGTTCCACTCTCTATCTTATAGCCGCCGAGACCCATGAGGAGAGAAAGACCTCCTACACGGTGGTTGCGGTGGAGCGCGACCGCCGGCTGATCATGCTCCACACCCATCGCACGAACGATGCGGCCCGTTATATTATCGAAGCAGGCAAATTACCCGGTTTCGAAAAAGCGCGGATCCTCCGGGCGGAGGTCCCCCTGGGGCACAGCAGGTTTGATTTTCTCCTCGACCATGAAGGGAGAAGCATTTATCTGGAAGTGAAGTCGGTTACCCTTTTCGGTAAAAGAGTCGCCATGTTCCCCGATGCAATCACGGCCCGCGGCGCCCGACATCTCGGGGAGCTGAAAGCCCTGTCAGAAGAGGGGGTGGGGACGGCCGTGCTTTTCATGGTCCACTGGCCCGATGCGGATATCTTCATGCCCGATTTCCACACGGACCCTGCATTTGCACGGGCCTTTCTCAGCGTGCGGGACCGGGTCCCCGTGATCCCCCTTGCCCTCGGCTGGGGCAGGGAGCTCACCCTCGACGGGGAGGTGAAGCTTCTCCATATCCCATGGGACTATATCGAGGAAGAGGCGCGCGACCGGGGAAGTTATCTCCTGATCCTCCGCCTCAGGGAGGAGACGGTCGTCTCCGTGGGGAGCCTCGGCTCCATGTCTTTCCGGGCGGGTTATTATATCTATGTGGGCTCCGCCATGGCCAACCTCGGAAAGCGCATGGAGAGGCACGGGAGGCTGAGAAAACGGCATCACTGGCATATCGACGCCTTGCGGGCAGTCTCCGACGTACGGGCCATACTCGCTATTCGGGCCTCAATACGTCTCGAATGCGAGATTGCGGCTGCCGTGTCCGCTCTCGCTGATTGGTCGGTAAGAGACTTCGGTTCCACCGACTGCGCCTGCCCCACCCATCTTTTCGGCATGGTGCAAGATCCCCTGGAAACGCGACCGTTCCATGACCTGCTCCAGTATTTCAGGATGGACCGGTATCGACAGAGCGGCCCCGCCTCATGATCGGTTCCTTATGACATAAGGCCCAATTCCGGCCTTGCCGTTTTCTGCCGATGGGGGATAAGAAGTTTTAGATTCCTTCCTGCAGTTTTTTCGCCGGGAAGAGGCTTTCGAAAAAGGAGGGGAGCGCGGCTTCGAAGGTCATCCTTTCGCCCGTTACGGGATGGTTGAAGGCCAGGGACCGGGAATGGAGGGCCAGGGGTCCCCAGGCGTTTTCTTTTTTCCCATATTTATTATCATTCACGATGGGGTGGCCCTTTTCCGACAGGTGGACCCTGATCTGGTTTTTCTTTCCTGTAATGAGTTCTATTTCAAGGAGGCTCCTTTTCGGGGTCTCCTTGAGGACCCGGTACGCGGTCATGGCGAGTTTCCCCTTCGCAGGGTCTTGAACGGAGGCGACTTCATATTCATCGTTTTCCGCGAGATAGGAGGTGATGGTGCCGCTCTTTTCTGCCATGACCCCGTGCACCACGGCCAGATATCTCTTTGTGACGCCTCTCCATTGCCGTTTGAGGTGCTCAAGGGCAGTGAAGGTTTTCGCAAAGACGAGGACGCCCGAGGTCTCCCGGTCAAGGCGGTGAACCACGAAAAGCTGCTTCCTGGACCGGGCGTTGCCTCTCCTGATATAGGTAGTCAGGATCTGGTGGGCGGTCTGTTCTTTCTCGTAATTCGCTTTTACCGTGAGCAGCCCGGAAGATTTGTCCACGACGAGTACTTCCGCATCTTCGTAGAGGATCGTAACCCCCTTGGGGAGATGCCGGTGGGGGACCGGTTTTACGGCCTTCATTGTAGCCATTCTATACCATCCTTTCAAGGGCCCATGCCGCATTACCCGGCAAGAGGAATATATATCCGATCAGAAGAGCGGTGACAATTGTCTTTATCATTTTCATGGCGGTCTCTCCCTGATAATAACGAAGACCGCCGGCATGAACGGCGCCTCCATGAGAAGCAGCAGTGGGTATCGCCCTTAAGGGGTAAATGCCCCGAAAAGGGTCGGGACTTTTTCGTTTTCAAAATATACCATACATTGAGGGCCTTTGACTGCAATTCTCTGTCGACCCTTGCAGTCCGTCGACCACAACAGGGGAGTAATTTCAGCCGGGTATATTCCTTCCCCGGGGAAAATCTGTTACAATGGATGCTTCAGTCTCGAAAACGACAATCAGGGACATGAGACGGATCAGCCGACTCGGGGAGAAGTGAATGAAGGTTACTTTTTTGGGCACGAACGGGTGGTATGATACGGGAACAGGCAATACGGTTTCCGTTGCGGTGGAGACGGCCTCCGCCCTCCTTGTCCTCGATGCGGGCTTTGGAATTGCAAAGCTCGATGAGGCCGTGGCCCGCGACAAGCCCGTCTATATCTTTCTGAGCCACCTTCATCTCGACCATATCGTGGGCCTCCACGTGGCGAGCGCTTTCACCTTTCCGCGGGGGCTCTACCTGTGCGGTCAGGAGGGGCTGGCCTCCATTCTCGGCGGCTTCCTCGATGCACCCTTCACGACGCCCCTCAAAGATTTCAATTCACCGGTCACATTCGTGGAGCTTCCCCGGGACCGGGAGGTTCTTCCCTTCAGGGTGACGAGCCTGCCTCTGGTTCATTCGGTCCCCACCCTTGGCTACCGGTTCGAAATCGACGGAAAGGTCCTCGCCTATATCGGCGATACAGGCTATTGCGCTGCCGCGGTGGAGCTCGCAAAGGGCGCGGACCTCCTTATTACCGAATGTGCGTATAAGTCGGGGCAGGAAAACGACGACTGGCCACATCTGAATCCTGAATCGGCGGCACGGATCGCCAGGGAGGGGGGAGCGAAAAGGCTTGCCCTCGTCCATTTCGAGGCAAAGGCATACGGGACATTGGAGGAGAGGGAGGAGGCCGGGGTCTTGGCGCGAAAGGTATTTTCCGAGACCGTCGCTACCTGGGACGGGTTGGAAATAGATATATAGGCCATGTAACGGACTCGACAAATAACACGGGGCGGCGTCGCACATGCCGGAGCTTGTCGGGCCGGTACGGAGGGTGACAAGAATGACGCTTCCTGAAAAGGTAATTGAGATGGGTAAAATCTGTTTTCTCGGGATGGTTTTTTGTGCCGGCCTTGCACTTCTGCCTGGGCCCGCCCTGGCGGTGCGGCCTTTTGTGACGGATGACGCCCGTGTCGTAGGAGACCACCAGGCCCAGATCGAAACGTCGGTGCGATACGATCAGGATAATTTCACGAACCTGAACCTCTTCGCCTTCGGACCTACCGCACGATCGGAGGTCACCATAGGCTTTACCCATGGCTTCGCCCTCGACAAGGAATCGAACAGGAGCTATGCCGTCGCAGGGCCCCTTATGCAGTTCAAATATCTTTTCTGGGAGGCAAAGAAGAACAGCTATCCCGGCGTCGCGATAGCCCTGGGTGGCACCCCTTCCTGGGGAAAGGGTGCTTTCAGGCCGGAGAAATGGAGTGAATTTGCCTATCTCGCGGCAACGGAATCCCTCTTCGACAACGAGAAGGTCCTCATCCATGCCAACCTGGGCATCTCAACGACCAATCCTGCAGCTGTGGCCACCTGGGGTCTGGGCACCCAGATCCATATGGTACGGGGACTCCACGCGGTCCTCGAGGTATTCTATAACGATCCCTATGCGGGCAGGACCGGGGGCGCGTACCAGGCCGGTTTCCGCCACGTTGTGAGCGACAGCGTTCAGGTCGACCTGACCATGGGGGGCGGCATCTTCGGGAGCGAGCAGATCGCCACCTTCGTGGGCATGGGCCTCAGAATGGTGAGCGGAAAATTGTATTGAAAAGATTTTCCGGGAGGGTCCGGATCAGTCTACAAGGATCTCTTTTACATCCCTTCGTTTACGGGCCTCAGGGGATTCATCGGCATACCCTACGGGAAGGAGGGCAACCACATAGACGGTTTCGCCCCAGCCGAAGATCTCCTTGATCTTTTCCTGATCTATAAGCCTC includes:
- a CDS encoding flagellar motor protein MotB, which codes for MRRKKKPEEQENHERWLLTYADLITLLLAFFIMMYTLSKQDAQRYQEVSSYLKAIFTGGTAMLNHPSASANAQAEASAAASPPNSQALNEEIMKQLQEEIKSVMSLDEMKKNFTIFVDERGIVVRALDKAFFDEGKADLKPRAKDTINKIIPILKKVAREVRIEGHTDNVPISTHDFKSNWELSVRRATEVVRYVIELGDFPPELISAAGYAEYRPLMDNSTAEQRASNRRIEIIIEKPEPKAVASGQPTVSAASGPRPTAPTGAAGPAAGPAPTAKTGQGNVSGR
- a CDS encoding HDOD domain-containing protein gives rise to the protein MDNIDPAELRRKVENLHALPTIPSMLKQILGVIEDPKTSLKEISRFVSNDPALTLKILKMVNSPVYGFPGRISSVSQGVVLLGLNVVKGLLLGISVFDLMQKAMIGLWEHSLGCSVAARVLAKKKGVKEFEDVSIAALLHDLGKVILILQYQDQYNAIMSEAQSKGILIYEAEKELIGVTHADVAIWMTRKWSFPSNLVDVIGNHHRPGVSRSTAMDTAIVHFSDILIRTRGLGFAGDPLVPAVNTAAWRLLDLSDHDIREILKETEDGMEASADLFQ
- a CDS encoding diguanylate cyclase: MKTIVFISQDMVIISIVDQILQGLYRTVVFRNMQSALDYIYNSMPDLMVVDIDPDDQPAFETLNNLKEDPVFRQLPVLALLADGGPLCGLWEKIVIEDFLLKSAIKEELAPRVELSILRSERVVEINPLTRLPGNIAINKQIQSRLDRDTKFALAYADLDHFKPFNDYYGFSRGDEVLKMTGRLITNTVKGKQPKGSFVGHIGGDDYVFIMDLPLVEEAALEIVSAFDRIVPTFYDIIDRQRAFIRSSDRQGKAKSFSVITISIGIAHNRQGSFSHYGELTEIASEMKSYAKRHKGSCIRLDRRQDLS
- the sfsA gene encoding DNA/RNA nuclease SfsA; this encodes MIRFRPFEKVFPARFMSRPNRFLVICEYGGALIRAFLPNPGRLLELLLPGSTLYLIAAETHEERKTSYTVVAVERDRRLIMLHTHRTNDAARYIIEAGKLPGFEKARILRAEVPLGHSRFDFLLDHEGRSIYLEVKSVTLFGKRVAMFPDAITARGARHLGELKALSEEGVGTAVLFMVHWPDADIFMPDFHTDPAFARAFLSVRDRVPVIPLALGWGRELTLDGEVKLLHIPWDYIEEEARDRGSYLLILRLREETVVSVGSLGSMSFRAGYYIYVGSAMANLGKRMERHGRLRKRHHWHIDALRAVSDVRAILAIRASIRLECEIAAAVSALADWSVRDFGSTDCACPTHLFGMVQDPLETRPFHDLLQYFRMDRYRQSGPAS
- a CDS encoding RluA family pseudouridine synthase, translating into MATMKAVKPVPHRHLPKGVTILYEDAEVLVVDKSSGLLTVKANYEKEQTAHQILTTYIRRGNARSRKQLFVVHRLDRETSGVLVFAKTFTALEHLKRQWRGVTKRYLAVVHGVMAEKSGTITSYLAENDEYEVASVQDPAKGKLAMTAYRVLKETPKRSLLEIELITGKKNQIRVHLSEKGHPIVNDNKYGKKENAWGPLALHSRSLAFNHPVTGERMTFEAALPSFFESLFPAKKLQEGI
- a CDS encoding ribonuclease Z → MKVTFLGTNGWYDTGTGNTVSVAVETASALLVLDAGFGIAKLDEAVARDKPVYIFLSHLHLDHIVGLHVASAFTFPRGLYLCGQEGLASILGGFLDAPFTTPLKDFNSPVTFVELPRDREVLPFRVTSLPLVHSVPTLGYRFEIDGKVLAYIGDTGYCAAAVELAKGADLLITECAYKSGQENDDWPHLNPESAARIAREGGAKRLALVHFEAKAYGTLEEREEAGVLARKVFSETVATWDGLEIDI